A single bacterium DNA region contains:
- the truA gene encoding tRNA pseudouridine(38-40) synthase TruA, whose protein sequence is MPTFRLTIEYDGTDFEGWQRQPEGHRSVQAELEGALTAIVGAPATVKAAGRTDAGVHAEGQLVAAALATDLAPETLARALNAKLPADVAVADAAFAPDGWNPRFAAKGKLYRYQIWNAARRSPLRLRRWHHVPQRLDLAAMQTASELLLGRHDFASFQAAGSSVTDTVRTLARLEVKGAAGEAVVIEAEGDGFLRHMVRNLVGTLLEVGVRRQVPSWTAEVLASRERRAAGPTAPALGLTLVRVDA, encoded by the coding sequence ATGCCGACCTTTCGGCTGACCATCGAATACGATGGGACGGATTTCGAGGGCTGGCAGCGGCAGCCGGAAGGTCATCGCTCCGTGCAGGCCGAGCTGGAGGGCGCGCTTACGGCGATCGTAGGCGCGCCGGCCACGGTGAAGGCCGCCGGTCGAACCGATGCCGGGGTTCATGCCGAGGGCCAACTCGTCGCCGCGGCTCTGGCGACGGATCTCGCCCCCGAGACCCTGGCCCGCGCCCTGAACGCCAAGCTGCCGGCCGATGTGGCGGTCGCCGATGCGGCCTTCGCCCCGGACGGGTGGAACCCGCGCTTCGCGGCCAAGGGCAAGTTGTATCGCTACCAGATCTGGAATGCGGCCAGGCGCTCCCCCCTGCGGCTGCGGCGTTGGCACCACGTCCCCCAACGCTTGGATCTGGCGGCCATGCAGACGGCCAGCGAACTCCTTCTGGGGAGGCACGATTTCGCTTCCTTCCAGGCGGCGGGTTCGAGCGTGACGGATACGGTTCGCACCCTGGCCCGTCTAGAGGTGAAGGGGGCCGCTGGGGAGGCCGTGGTGATCGAGGCGGAGGGAGACGGCTTCCTACGCCACATGGTCAGAAACCTGGTGGGAACCCTTCTGGAGGTGGGCGTGCGCCGTCAGGTGCCCTCGTGGACCGCTGAGGTGCTCGCCAGCCGAGAGCGCAGGGCCGCGGGCCCCACCGCACCCGCCCTGGGCCTGACCCTGGTGCGAGTGGATGCTTGA
- the leuB gene encoding 3-isopropylmalate dehydrogenase: protein MSEKILVLPGDGIGPEVTREACRVLEVAAHRAGLRLGMEEARIGGASIDADGTPLADAVVAQARASRAVLLGAVGGPKWDALPVDTRPEKGLLRIRKELGLFANLRPATVFPALAAASTLRPEVVDGIDLLVVRELTGGIYFGEPRGRALVEGRREARNTMVYDEVEIDRITRVAFDSARRRRHHLTHVHKANVLEVSQLWMEVVDEVAKDYDDVELSHQLVDSCAMLLVRDPGRFDVIVTGNLFGDILSDEAAMITGSLGMLPSASLGEGGVGLYEPVHGSAPDIAGQDAANPLAAILSVAMMLEHTFEREDVAAGVRSAVTAVLGEGLRTGDLVLDGEERPTLGCVAMGDAVLRQLEKGA from the coding sequence ATGAGCGAGAAGATCCTCGTCCTGCCTGGCGACGGCATCGGCCCTGAAGTCACCCGCGAAGCGTGCCGCGTGCTCGAAGTCGCAGCGCACCGGGCGGGCTTGCGACTGGGAATGGAAGAAGCCCGGATCGGCGGCGCTTCGATCGATGCCGACGGGACGCCTCTTGCCGATGCGGTCGTGGCCCAGGCTCGCGCGAGTCGGGCCGTCCTGCTCGGCGCTGTGGGTGGCCCCAAATGGGATGCCTTGCCGGTGGATACACGGCCCGAGAAAGGCCTCCTGCGCATTCGCAAGGAGCTCGGCTTGTTCGCCAACCTGCGGCCGGCCACCGTGTTCCCGGCACTGGCCGCCGCATCGACCCTGCGCCCGGAGGTCGTGGACGGCATCGACCTGTTGGTGGTTCGTGAGCTGACCGGAGGCATCTATTTTGGTGAGCCGCGGGGGCGCGCGCTGGTGGAAGGCCGCCGCGAGGCGCGCAACACGATGGTCTACGACGAGGTGGAGATCGACCGGATCACGCGGGTGGCCTTCGATTCCGCGCGGCGGCGTCGGCACCACCTGACCCACGTCCACAAGGCCAATGTGCTCGAGGTTTCGCAGCTCTGGATGGAAGTGGTCGATGAAGTGGCGAAGGATTACGACGACGTGGAGCTCAGCCACCAGCTCGTCGATTCCTGCGCGATGCTGCTGGTGCGCGACCCGGGCCGCTTCGACGTGATCGTGACGGGCAACTTGTTTGGCGACATCCTCTCGGACGAGGCCGCGATGATCACCGGCTCCCTCGGGATGTTGCCCTCGGCGAGCCTGGGTGAGGGCGGCGTGGGCCTGTACGAGCCCGTCCACGGCTCCGCACCGGACATCGCTGGCCAGGATGCGGCCAACCCGCTGGCGGCCATCCTCTCCGTGGCCATGATGCTCGAACACACCTTCGAGCGGGAGGATGTGGCTGCCGGGGTGCGCAGTGCGGTGACCGCCGTTCTCGGCGAAGGCCTCCGCACCGGCGATCTGGTGCTGGATGGCGAGGAGCGCCCGACGCTCGGCTGTGTGGCGATGGGCGACGCGGTGCTGCGTCAGCTCGAGAAGGGCGCATGA